TAAACACCACTCTCCTCTTCGCGCAAGCGCTCCAACAAACGAGTAGACAACACTTTCTCGAGCGCATCCATATTCACATTCTCTACGTCGTTGTAGGTATAATCACCGTAAATCGATAAACGAACGTTAGCTTTTGCCTCTTTTCCTTTATTTACAACAACCTCTTTACCTTTTGCTGGCTCATAAATTCCTAAATCCTTAGGAGCCTCTTTACGCGAAGTAGTTGGCAATGCTGCAAGATAATTTTCCAAATAAGGCTTGATCTCATCTTCTGTGATAGAACCAACGATGAAGAAAGTAAAGTCCGAAGCGTCAGCAAATCTATCCTTGTAGATTTCTAATGCACGCTCTTGGTTCACTTTTTCCAATTCTTCTTTGCCATAAGGAATACGACGAATGTTATTACCGTATAAAGCGTTCATCGTAGCTTTTGAATAAACAAAGTTAGGATCGTTATCTCTGTTCGCCAACATGTTCAATTGCTTGCTCATGATACCTTGAAATACGTCGCTTTCAATTCTAGGCTCTGTAAAATATCCGTAGATCATTTCGAATGCCGTTTTCAAGCCTTCCTTATCCGTGCTTCCAGAAATACCTTCTGAACGCTCGTTGATATACGGGCTAATGTTTACATCCTTGCCAGTTAAATACTTTTGCAATTCGAAAGTATTCAATTGTCCAATACCACTAGAATTAATCAGATTTCCAGCAAATGATGCAGACATGAATTCAGCATCCGGATAAAGTGAAGTACCTCCTGGGCTGAATGCACTAATTAAGATCTCATCATTCTTAAAGGTAGTAGGTTTCAAAACAACTTTAACGCCATTATTCAAAACAAATTCTTTCGAGTTAATCTTATCAATTGATTTTTCCGACGTGATACTTCCTTTTACCGGCTCTTTAGAGAGCATAGGTAAATCAGAAACTTTATCATCATAAGCCGTTAATTGCTCTTTATCAACATCAGCGAACCAAGTCGTCACTGTTTGCTCATCAGGCAACTTATCTTTCTCTGCATCTGGCGCTAAGATTACAACATCACGGTTAGTATCAACATAATACTTTTGACCGATTGCTTCAACTTCTTTCAGAGTCAAGCTCGGCAATAATTGCTTAGTAATCTGATATCTATCTTCGTTACTTAAAGCAGGTCCATCGTTTAAGAAATGATCAAGATAAGTATTTACATAACTATCAGATTTCTTTTTGCTGCGCTCAGTATAAGCTGTTTCATTGTTTTTATTCAATGCAGTAATGGCACGTTGAAATTCTGTCTCTGTGAAACCGAATTTGTCAACACGATCTAACTCACGAACCAAAGATTTGAAACCCTCTTCGAACTCTCCAGGTTTTGCAACGAAAAATGCCGACAGATTATCTAAACCTCCCATGAATTCACCAATATCAATACCACCTTGAATAAATGGAGGATTTGCAGATTGACTCAACTCGCCCAAACGAGAGTTGATCATTTGATTATAAACCGCTTTCATCAAAGAACGACGGTAATCACCTACAGTGCTCACCTTCTCTTCAGGATGCTTAATAAGAACCTGTCCAATCGTATAAGTCATTTCGGGATCTGTAACTTTGACGAATTGATTCTTGTTGATCAAATCAATCTTGTATTCAGTGCGCTCTTTCGGTTTTGAATTTACGCGCATGTCTGAAAACAAACGCTTGATTTCACTTTCAATATAAACAGGATCAACATCACCAACTACGATAATCGACTGTAAATCCGGACGATACCAATCTTGGTGAAACTGACGAATCACCTTAGGATCAAAGTTCATCACAACCTCTTCCGTACCAATCGGCAAGCGATCAGCGTAACGCGAACCATTTACCAATACTTTTAAGAATTGATCGCGCATACGTTGCATGGCGCCACGGCTACCGCGCATCTCTTCCATAATAATCCCGCGCTCTTTATTAATTTCGCTATCCTCTAGCATCGCATCCTGAGCCCAGTCGCGCATTACTTGAAGACCGTTCTTTAACAATTCAGGATCATCCGATGGAATTGGAAGCTGATAAACCGTTTCATCGAAACCAGTGTAAGCATTTAAATCTGACCCAAAACGAACACCTGCTTTTTGCAAGTAGTTAACTAACTCATTTTTCGGGAAATGCTTAAGACCGTTGAAGTTCATATGTTCTAAGAAATGCGCTAATCCTAGCTCTTTCTCAGTTTCTACAATAGAACCTACTTTTACCGCTAAATACATCGTCACGCGTTTTTCCGGCTCGACGTTTTTACGGATATAATACTGAAATCCATTTTTCAATGTACCGGTTTTAACCTCATTATCGAAAGGAAGCTTCGCATCCCATTTCAAGGAGTCCTTTTGAAGTATAACTTTCGCTTCTGTGATTAAGGAACTTGACTCATAGGCTGTTGCAACTTCCGCAGTAAAAGGCAACAAAAAGGCTAGAGCCAATGGTTTTAAAATTTTCATAAAAATAATTTATCTGAATGGTTACTGATTTTTACCGGGACCAATCTACGACAATTTCTTTAGTATTAAAACAACATTAATACTAATCAGAATAAATTACATATATTTAACATATGAATTGGGATACCGTAAATAGAGACTTTAAACGCTACTTACTCTTAGAACGCGGTTTAGCTGAAAACAGCATAGAAGCCTATCAGAATGACGTTCTGAAACTACAACACTATTGCGAACTGCACGAAATAACAATCCCCCAAATTACCACAAAAGAGTTACAAAACTTTTTACTCTGGATTAACGAATTTTCCATATCGACCTACTCACAAGCTCGTATATTGTCGGGTATTAAAACCTTTTTTAAGTTCCTACAAATCGAGTACGACTACGAGTCAAATCCAGCAGAGCTTATCGAAGCACCACGTATCGCACGCAAACTTCCGTCGGTGTTATCAATCGAAGAAATAGATCAATTGATCGCCGCTATTGACCTCTCCAGTCCGGAAGGAATGCGCAATAAAGCGATCTTGGAGATACTCTACGGCTGTGGTCTACGCGTTTCTGAACTTTGCAATCTCAAGCGCTCTAACCTGTTTTTAGATGTGGAGTTTATTAAGGTCGAAGGAAAAGGAAATAAGGAACGATTAATCCCTATCGGACAGCAGGCTATACAATATTTAAAAATATACCTAAATGAGGTCAGAGTACACACGCCTGTGAAAGCCGGAAATGAAGATTATGTCTTCTTAAACCGTCGCGGTGCTGCCCTATCTCGTGTAATGATTTACATCATCATTAAAGACCTTGCAACCAAAATCAATCTGCAGAAAGAAATAAGTCCGCATACATTCCGCCATAGTTTTGCTTCCCATCTCGTTGAAGGCGGTGCAGATTTACGTGCCGTGCAAGATATGTTAGGACACGAAAGCATCACTACGACAGAAATATACACGCATATTGATAAAGATTATCTACAAAGCGTAATAACACAATACCACCCCAGATCTTAATGCAACTTTGTTTATTTTAATTTGCAACTAGATTGCATTTGCTGTATATTTGCAACGTGATAAACATCATTAGACATTTTCGAACATCAATAGCCAGCCTTTGGTTGGTCGTTCTATCTATGTCTTTTGGATTTATGCTAGCACATCAGCATGATCATACGCATGAACATGCTGACCATTGCCATCACCATTCTACCACGGATGAACATGCAGATCATCAGCATGATGATTGTACCTACTGTTTTCTATATTACCATCAGCTCATCTCACAATCTCCTACGTATTCATGGGAAAGTAATCCTGGAGAATTTGAGAGAAACGTAAGTTATTCTATCGACTTGCCGTCTGAGGTAAATATTAAACGGTATTATACGAATGGCTTAAGAGCACCCCCTGCTCTCAAAAACAGCTAACGAGTAATCACAAAATCCATCAAAGTTTAATGTAATCCTACATGTCAAAATATGTTTTGACTGTGTTGGCGATTCTGATTTCATTATCAGGGGGAGCACAGACAAATAAATCGGCCAATTTACGTGGTCTGGTTGCTGATGAGAATCATCAACCATTATCTAATGCAACTATAAAACTTACCGACGCTGACCTTCAGACAAAATCTGATCAGGAAGGTTCATTTTCTATTGAAAATTTAGACCCTAAGAAAACCTACAGACTTAAAATTAGTGCATTAGGTTTTCATGATTATACCCAACGCATCAATCTTTCAAAGGATAGTGTACTGCATATTCACCTAGTTCAAAAAACAACAGAATTAGACGGTGT
The DNA window shown above is from Sphingobacterium hotanense and carries:
- the xerD gene encoding site-specific tyrosine recombinase XerD, with product MNWDTVNRDFKRYLLLERGLAENSIEAYQNDVLKLQHYCELHEITIPQITTKELQNFLLWINEFSISTYSQARILSGIKTFFKFLQIEYDYESNPAELIEAPRIARKLPSVLSIEEIDQLIAAIDLSSPEGMRNKAILEILYGCGLRVSELCNLKRSNLFLDVEFIKVEGKGNKERLIPIGQQAIQYLKIYLNEVRVHTPVKAGNEDYVFLNRRGAALSRVMIYIIIKDLATKINLQKEISPHTFRHSFASHLVEGGADLRAVQDMLGHESITTTEIYTHIDKDYLQSVITQYHPRS
- a CDS encoding M16 family metallopeptidase encodes the protein MKILKPLALAFLLPFTAEVATAYESSSLITEAKVILQKDSLKWDAKLPFDNEVKTGTLKNGFQYYIRKNVEPEKRVTMYLAVKVGSIVETEKELGLAHFLEHMNFNGLKHFPKNELVNYLQKAGVRFGSDLNAYTGFDETVYQLPIPSDDPELLKNGLQVMRDWAQDAMLEDSEINKERGIIMEEMRGSRGAMQRMRDQFLKVLVNGSRYADRLPIGTEEVVMNFDPKVIRQFHQDWYRPDLQSIIVVGDVDPVYIESEIKRLFSDMRVNSKPKERTEYKIDLINKNQFVKVTDPEMTYTIGQVLIKHPEEKVSTVGDYRRSLMKAVYNQMINSRLGELSQSANPPFIQGGIDIGEFMGGLDNLSAFFVAKPGEFEEGFKSLVRELDRVDKFGFTETEFQRAITALNKNNETAYTERSKKKSDSYVNTYLDHFLNDGPALSNEDRYQITKQLLPSLTLKEVEAIGQKYYVDTNRDVVILAPDAEKDKLPDEQTVTTWFADVDKEQLTAYDDKVSDLPMLSKEPVKGSITSEKSIDKINSKEFVLNNGVKVVLKPTTFKNDEILISAFSPGGTSLYPDAEFMSASFAGNLINSSGIGQLNTFELQKYLTGKDVNISPYINERSEGISGSTDKEGLKTAFEMIYGYFTEPRIESDVFQGIMSKQLNMLANRDNDPNFVYSKATMNALYGNNIRRIPYGKEELEKVNQERALEIYKDRFADASDFTFFIVGSITEDEIKPYLENYLAALPTTSRKEAPKDLGIYEPAKGKEVVVNKGKEAKANVRLSIYGDYTYNDVENVNMDALEKVLSTRLLERLREEESGVYGTGARAGYSKNPKPRYSIHVSFGTSVDKYQSLIASALDEFKKIKANGPSQVDLDKFKIEEKRQLELSLKENGFWMSQLLSAYQLGEDPTYITRYLNDLDKVTVKSVKDVANKYLKEDRLFKFILLPDAPAK